The Engystomops pustulosus chromosome 1, aEngPut4.maternal, whole genome shotgun sequence genome has a window encoding:
- the LOC140094011 gene encoding uncharacterized protein → MEMKNYKKDCRKLKQQKFAQPLLSLNSSSLLKPQAANIQSNDYENMERGLLKNIYRYPHRVQQIAAPEHTMQEQAITVVRHITVDLRPVLREAVDLCEEESSDAEKRPKSPAVCLDQGLHREFDSHLISQRPSVHDLQSENSSVSTSELLEQGWNRRYFSLENEGRIQSNPGTISFSLPSLQNNEGCEKKWKPSQKSQRRISLLEINKRLLSFEKDKQLRVTPPVSFPKIILKELSSQKSKEQRLLPNENPAWLGLENLQLPVSDLVKVIKEQTSSEQHTLIAKVLCSLREKQEKDTLHHVRVPGRMNKESPQKIPQIPCGGGEIRLTWIKRS, encoded by the exons ATG GAAATGAAGAATTACAAAAAAGACTGCAGGAAGCTGAAGCAACAGAAGTTTGCACAACCTTTATTATCTCTTAATAGCAGCAGCCTTCTGAAACCACAGGCAG CTAATATCCAATCAAATGATTATGAAAATATGGAAAGAGGCTTGTTG aaaaatatatataggtaCCCTCACAGGGTGCAACAAATTGCAGCTCCTGAACATACAATGCAAGAGCAAGCTATAACTGTAGTTCGCCACATCACAGTTGATCTTCGACCTGTTCTGAGGGAAGCTGTTGACCTCTGTGAAGAAGAAAGTTCAGATGCAGAGAAAAGACCCAAGTCGCCAGCAGTATGTTTAGATCAAGGATTACATAGAGAATTTGATTCACACTTGATTTCACAACGACCTTCGGTACACGATTTACAAAGTGAGAACAGTTCAGTTTCTACATCTGAACTTTTAGAGCAAGGATGGAACAGAAGATATTTCAGTCTTGAAAATGAGGGCCGGATTCAGAGCAATCCTGGAACCATCAGCTTCTCTCTGCCTTCCCTACAAAACAATGAAGGCTGTGAGAAAAAATGGAAACCTTCACAAAAGAGTCAACGAAGGATAAGCTTGCTGGAAATAAATAAACGATTGCTTTCCTTTGAAAAAGACAAGCAATTAAGGGTCACTCCTCCAGTCTCATTCCCAAAAATCATATTGAAAGAACTATCTTCACAAAAGTCTAAAGAACAAAGGCTTTTACCCAAT GAGAACCCAGCATGGTTGGGCCTAGAAAATCTGCAACTTCCAGTATCGGATTTGGTCAAGGTTATAAAAGAACAGACAAGCAGTGAACAACACACACTTATTGCTAAAGTTCTTTGCTCTCTTCGAGAAAAACA AGAAAAGGACACATTACACCATGTCAGAGTACCTGGACGGATGAATAAGGAGTCTCCCCAGAAAATTCCACAAATACCATGTGGGGGAGGAGAGATCAGACTCACTTGGATTAAGAGAAGCTAA